From the genome of Halobellus litoreus, one region includes:
- a CDS encoding YybH family protein, whose product MADVWSHEDDVTTMHPIGGREESWDAVNGSWEGVASMSEGGEVTRTDQVIRVNGDLAYELCTESASMTIASDQLSLEGRATNVYRKENGEWKVVHHHADFHAEFAEMVANIGA is encoded by the coding sequence ATGGCGGACGTCTGGTCACACGAGGACGACGTGACGACTATGCACCCGATCGGTGGACGGGAAGAGAGCTGGGACGCTGTCAACGGGTCCTGGGAAGGAGTCGCATCAATGAGTGAGGGTGGGGAGGTCACCCGTACGGACCAGGTCATTCGCGTCAACGGCGACCTTGCATACGAACTCTGCACCGAGTCGGCGTCGATGACCATTGCGAGTGATCAGCTCTCCCTGGAGGGCCGGGCGACCAACGTCTACCGGAAAGAGAACGGCGAGTGGAAAGTCGTCCATCACCACGCCGATTTCCACGCCGAGTTCGCCGAGATGGTGGCGAACATAGGTGCCTGA
- a CDS encoding SPFH domain-containing protein, with protein MHDPITLQISTLGLWIVGPLVLVLAVVTVWQMVRFVDAYDKQALTVFGEYRGLLEPGINFIPPFVSRTFTFDMRTQTMDVPRQEAITRDNSPVTADAVVYLRVMDAKKAFLEVEDYKTAVSNLAQTTLRAVIGDMELDDTLNKRQEINARIRKELDEPTDEWGIRVESVEVREVNPSQEVQHAMEQQTGAERRRRATILEAQGERRSAVEKAEGDKQSNIIRAQGEKQSQILEAQGDAISTVLRAKSAESMGERAIIDKGMDTLEAIGQGESTTFVLPQELTSLVGRYGKHLTGSDVAANGHQLDSLQFDAETRELIGLDDIKEILGEIGQAAELDVEELEQQAKAVKDGTPESADHADKQINDPA; from the coding sequence ATGCACGACCCGATCACGCTGCAGATCTCCACCCTCGGATTATGGATTGTCGGTCCGCTCGTACTGGTGCTGGCAGTTGTGACGGTCTGGCAGATGGTGCGGTTCGTAGACGCCTACGACAAACAGGCGCTCACCGTGTTCGGCGAGTATCGCGGCCTGCTCGAACCGGGAATCAACTTCATTCCCCCGTTCGTCTCGCGCACGTTCACGTTCGACATGCGAACGCAGACGATGGACGTGCCTCGCCAAGAGGCGATCACGCGTGACAACTCCCCCGTGACAGCGGATGCAGTCGTTTATCTCCGTGTGATGGATGCGAAGAAGGCCTTCCTCGAGGTGGAAGACTACAAGACGGCAGTCTCGAACCTCGCCCAGACCACGCTCCGGGCTGTAATCGGCGATATGGAATTGGACGACACGCTGAACAAGCGTCAGGAGATCAACGCTCGCATCCGCAAGGAACTAGACGAGCCCACCGACGAATGGGGGATCCGCGTCGAGTCAGTCGAGGTGCGAGAGGTCAATCCCAGCCAGGAAGTGCAGCACGCGATGGAACAGCAGACCGGCGCGGAGCGGAGACGCCGGGCCACCATTCTCGAAGCACAGGGGGAACGCCGGAGTGCAGTCGAGAAAGCCGAAGGAGACAAACAGTCGAACATTATCCGAGCGCAGGGCGAAAAACAGAGCCAGATCCTCGAGGCACAGGGCGACGCGATCTCGACGGTGCTGCGAGCGAAATCCGCCGAGTCGATGGGCGAACGCGCCATCATCGACAAAGGAATGGACACGCTCGAAGCGATCGGGCAGGGCGAGTCGACGACGTTCGTCCTCCCCCAGGAACTCACCTCGCTGGTGGGTCGCTACGGCAAGCACCTCACGGGCAGTGACGTGGCGGCCAACGGACACCAGCTAGACAGCCTGCAATTCGACGCCGAGACGCGCGAACTCATCGGTCTCGACGACATCAAGGAGATCCTCGGCGAAATCGGCCAGGCGGCTGAGTTGGATGTCGAAGAGTTAGAGCAACAGGCCAAGGCGGTCAAGGACGGGACACCCGAGAGTGCCGACCACGCCGATAAGCAGATCAACGACCCAGCATGA
- a CDS encoding antibiotic biosynthesis monooxygenase, producing the protein MSMGTTMTTIFLKHTVEDYDSWKPGFDDHASTREEYGSAEDYRLFHEAGNPNEIVMIGEWESAEAFQQFMEESDVTEKMGEFGVISEPEVYILEETEAKSAECTGRDGERRCQFYGGRLVTRGRRDDYAPDRWTGRELGRCQRVLGRSRINE; encoded by the coding sequence ATGAGTATGGGCACAACAATGACGACAATCTTCCTCAAACACACCGTAGAGGACTACGACTCGTGGAAACCAGGATTCGACGACCACGCGAGCACCCGTGAAGAGTACGGCTCCGCCGAGGACTACCGCCTGTTTCACGAGGCCGGAAACCCGAATGAAATCGTGATGATCGGGGAATGGGAGAGCGCGGAGGCGTTCCAGCAGTTTATGGAAGAGTCCGACGTCACGGAAAAGATGGGAGAGTTCGGTGTCATCAGCGAACCGGAAGTGTACATCCTCGAGGAGACCGAGGCGAAATCCGCCGAGTGCACTGGACGAGATGGCGAAAGGCGATGCCAGTTCTATGGCGGACGTCTGGTCACACGAGGACGACGTGACGACTATGCACCCGATCGGTGGACGGGAAGAGAGCTGGGACGCTGTCAACGGGTCCTGGGAAGGAGTCGCATCAATGAGTGA
- a CDS encoding DUF7344 domain-containing protein, whose protein sequence is MTNQSFDACLRLVADQHRRRIIHHLRHEATGTTTFEDLVDQIHRRASDSKNGPQQDREELAIQLQHSHLPKLADYGVVEFEHTTGAVRYHPDEQVETVLDSLPGEVSLPNP, encoded by the coding sequence ATGACGAACCAGAGTTTTGACGCGTGTCTCCGCCTTGTCGCCGACCAGCACCGACGTCGGATTATCCACCACCTGCGCCACGAGGCTACCGGAACCACGACATTCGAGGACCTCGTCGATCAGATACACAGGCGAGCTTCCGACTCCAAAAACGGTCCACAGCAGGACCGTGAAGAACTCGCTATCCAACTCCAACACTCCCATCTGCCGAAGTTAGCAGACTACGGCGTCGTCGAATTCGAACACACAACTGGTGCCGTCCGGTACCATCCTGACGAACAGGTGGAAACGGTACTTGACTCGCTCCCTGGAGAAGTATCGCTGCCGAATCCTTGA
- a CDS encoding TrmB family transcriptional regulator — MSSDPVEDPQTAAIKQLERFGLSAYAARTFVALASLGTGTARDVSQVSEVPRTRVYDAIDELHDRGLVDIQQSSPKEFWAISAETASRTFEHELQHRTELLRTALSELEPVERQAEQRGVWTVDGQTAVTERVLEFFADADDEIVYMTVEDLITEDLIEGLSEAAERSVSIKLAGVSTEVQERIQDEIPGATMFESLWVWSDTSAGRLMMVDGRKTLVSALVNGADASPSGPRSETAIWGEGDTNSLVVVLKAIFTWRLDAEDPN; from the coding sequence ATGAGCAGTGATCCAGTCGAAGACCCACAGACCGCCGCGATCAAGCAACTCGAACGGTTCGGGTTGAGTGCCTACGCCGCCCGGACGTTCGTCGCGCTTGCGAGCCTCGGCACGGGGACGGCCAGAGACGTCAGCCAGGTGTCGGAGGTGCCGCGCACTCGCGTATACGACGCGATCGACGAGTTACACGACCGGGGACTCGTCGATATTCAGCAATCCTCGCCCAAGGAGTTCTGGGCGATTTCCGCCGAAACTGCGAGCCGGACGTTCGAACACGAACTCCAGCACCGCACGGAACTCCTCCGGACGGCGCTGAGTGAACTCGAACCCGTCGAACGACAGGCCGAACAGCGCGGCGTCTGGACGGTCGACGGGCAGACTGCGGTCACGGAACGGGTCTTGGAGTTCTTCGCCGACGCGGACGATGAAATCGTCTACATGACCGTCGAGGATCTCATTACCGAGGACCTTATCGAGGGATTAAGCGAGGCCGCAGAGCGGAGCGTTTCGATCAAGCTCGCTGGCGTGTCGACGGAGGTCCAGGAGCGCATTCAGGACGAGATCCCCGGCGCGACGATGTTCGAGTCGCTGTGGGTCTGGTCGGATACGTCGGCGGGACGGCTCATGATGGTCGACGGGCGCAAAACCCTCGTAAGTGCGCTCGTCAACGGCGCGGACGCGAGTCCGTCCGGCCCGCGCTCGGAGACTGCCATCTGGGGCGAGGGCGACACGAACAGTCTGGTCGTGGTGCTGAAGGCGATTTTTACCTGGCGACTTGACGCGGAGGATCCTAATTGA
- a CDS encoding HalOD1 output domain-containing protein, producing the protein MYVNTRLQRVNLKPILITRVKNFGAFRRLARIRTVEYEIGPEESVSTAVVRAVSAVEGRELCSLRPLADVVDPTALDSLFDPRDDGTPRTGGRLSFVYNDCCITVDNGEYLTLQLLEGRFCDERDQEPSDSCVR; encoded by the coding sequence GTGTATGTCAACACGCGCCTTCAGCGTGTCAATCTGAAACCTATTTTGATAACTCGGGTGAAAAACTTCGGAGCTTTTCGTCGTCTAGCACGAATCAGAACTGTGGAGTACGAAATCGGGCCGGAAGAATCGGTCAGCACGGCCGTCGTACGCGCGGTGAGCGCAGTTGAAGGCCGTGAACTATGCTCTCTCCGACCGCTGGCGGATGTCGTCGATCCGACTGCGTTAGATTCGTTGTTCGACCCGCGGGACGACGGAACTCCTCGGACAGGCGGACGCCTCTCGTTCGTATACAACGATTGTTGCATCACGGTCGACAATGGCGAGTATCTCACTCTCCAGTTGCTCGAAGGCCGGTTTTGCGACGAACGCGATCAAGAACCCTCTGACAGTTGCGTCCGCTGA
- a CDS encoding ABC transporter substrate-binding protein: protein MTNGKLTRRKILAATGAALPVGLAGCSSNSSDDSTDDSSDSGGGETATESSGSSSQTRLNVGQALEPTRFDPILQFSNPDALVGNRVFSKLYTYTEGTDTTTDVAASEPEITRNNTRYVIPLREDVTFHNGDQLTAEDVTYSFTAPIEEETPLAGIFSVIDSATAVDEYTVQFDLNNPFAMFDDLLTHQIVPKAVREDDPEAFNTEQPIGSGPFRFVDWEQNSYVNLERWDDYWGEPQPNVSEVRFVPITESTTRVTELNTGNQDLIETIPPRLWTTVEEMQDASIESVESIGYFYVAFNLNEGPTTDIRVREAIDYSFSMDDAVERFIEPSGLRQYSPMPGPINEDWGFPVEQWQDIPNDKDIEQAQQLFSEAGVPSDWNCKIIVPPDDNRENIGVSIANGIQEAGYDANVQRLDWGTMLSQAYTGNADDYNIYVLGWVRYPDPDDFMFNLFHMDAAGANQGVYYENEEVMEQISQARSSIDRAERKELYTNAITTILEDKVHLPAFNYKNAYGARSRVHDFNVHPVSPINPRISGASGNLSLQD, encoded by the coding sequence ATGACTAATGGCAAACTCACACGGCGAAAAATACTGGCAGCAACTGGCGCAGCACTTCCTGTCGGATTAGCTGGGTGTTCAAGCAACAGCTCAGACGACAGTACTGACGATTCTAGCGATTCCGGTGGGGGAGAAACAGCAACTGAATCTTCCGGGTCGTCATCACAGACTCGGCTGAACGTGGGTCAGGCACTCGAACCAACCCGGTTTGATCCGATACTTCAGTTTTCGAACCCCGATGCACTGGTCGGAAACCGGGTCTTCAGTAAGTTGTACACGTACACGGAAGGAACAGATACGACGACAGACGTCGCAGCATCCGAACCGGAGATCACTCGTAACAACACGCGCTACGTCATCCCACTTCGAGAAGACGTAACGTTCCACAACGGAGATCAGCTCACCGCGGAGGACGTAACGTACTCATTTACTGCACCGATCGAGGAAGAAACCCCGCTGGCGGGAATCTTCTCCGTTATTGATAGCGCGACAGCAGTCGACGAGTATACCGTTCAGTTCGACCTGAACAACCCGTTCGCGATGTTCGACGATCTGCTCACGCATCAGATCGTTCCGAAAGCAGTTCGTGAGGACGATCCAGAAGCATTCAATACCGAACAGCCAATCGGTTCGGGTCCATTCAGATTCGTTGATTGGGAGCAGAACTCCTACGTGAACCTCGAACGCTGGGACGACTACTGGGGAGAACCACAACCGAACGTTTCGGAGGTCAGGTTCGTCCCAATTACGGAGTCAACGACCCGGGTCACAGAGCTCAACACTGGTAATCAGGACCTCATCGAGACGATCCCACCCAGACTATGGACAACCGTCGAAGAGATGCAGGACGCAAGTATCGAGTCAGTGGAGAGTATCGGCTACTTCTACGTCGCGTTTAATCTAAACGAGGGGCCGACGACCGATATCAGAGTCCGTGAAGCGATCGATTACAGCTTCTCAATGGATGATGCTGTCGAGCGCTTCATTGAGCCCTCGGGGCTTCGACAGTACAGCCCGATGCCGGGCCCAATAAACGAGGATTGGGGATTCCCGGTAGAGCAGTGGCAGGACATCCCGAATGACAAGGATATCGAACAGGCACAGCAACTCTTTTCGGAGGCCGGCGTTCCCTCTGACTGGAACTGTAAAATCATCGTCCCACCGGACGATAACAGGGAGAACATCGGCGTCTCGATTGCCAATGGAATTCAGGAAGCTGGATACGATGCGAACGTCCAGCGCCTCGACTGGGGAACGATGCTCAGTCAGGCATACACAGGCAATGCAGACGACTACAACATCTACGTCCTCGGCTGGGTTCGATACCCGGACCCGGACGACTTTATGTTCAACCTCTTTCATATGGACGCGGCCGGCGCAAACCAGGGCGTCTACTACGAGAACGAAGAGGTTATGGAGCAGATCTCGCAAGCGCGGAGCTCAATTGACCGCGCAGAGCGAAAAGAGCTCTACACTAACGCCATCACGACGATCCTCGAGGACAAAGTGCATCTTCCGGCATTCAACTACAAAAACGCCTACGGAGCGCGGTCCAGAGTCCATGATTTCAACGTCCATCCGGTCTCCCCGATCAACCCACGGATTTCGGGAGCAAGCGGAAACCTCTCGCTTCAAGATTAA
- a CDS encoding DMT family transporter, whose amino-acid sequence MSRNRTVGLFLLVTLLFGSAFPAVKTGLSFIPPLIFAATRSYLAAALLLAYVGVTTEYWYPRSRRDVTAVLAGGLFLVGGTGVGFVAQQFITAGVAAIIFSLAPIITAVLAWPLLPAERLVGRDYVGVVLGFIGIVVVIRPDPTGLLDPELVGKLLFFGALIVVELGAVLIRRSRTSMPIPALTGWAMVLGGTVHVVLAVGIGESIANIQVTPLSVAIVLYLSVFIGAFGLVIYLVLMGEVGPLKANMTTYLTPIVALAIGFVLLGERIHPLTLVGFGIIVAGFALLESREISAELVKYRSLFR is encoded by the coding sequence ATGTCTCGCAACCGGACGGTGGGGTTGTTCCTCCTCGTCACGCTCCTGTTCGGGTCAGCCTTCCCGGCAGTGAAGACCGGCTTGTCGTTCATCCCACCGCTTATCTTCGCAGCGACCCGAAGTTACCTGGCTGCCGCGCTTCTGCTGGCCTACGTCGGCGTGACGACGGAGTACTGGTATCCCCGCTCTCGACGGGACGTGACAGCGGTGCTCGCCGGGGGACTGTTTCTGGTCGGCGGGACGGGTGTCGGCTTCGTCGCCCAGCAGTTCATCACCGCAGGCGTCGCTGCGATCATCTTCAGTCTCGCCCCGATCATTACTGCGGTGCTCGCGTGGCCGCTCCTCCCCGCGGAGCGACTGGTCGGCCGCGACTACGTCGGCGTGGTTCTGGGCTTCATCGGGATCGTCGTCGTCATCCGCCCGGACCCTACGGGCCTCCTCGATCCGGAACTCGTCGGGAAACTGCTCTTTTTCGGCGCCCTGATCGTCGTCGAACTCGGGGCCGTCCTCATCCGACGGAGCAGGACATCGATGCCGATCCCGGCGCTCACCGGCTGGGCGATGGTGCTCGGGGGGACCGTCCACGTCGTCCTGGCTGTCGGCATCGGCGAGTCCATTGCGAACATTCAGGTGACCCCGCTGTCAGTGGCGATAGTGCTCTATCTCAGCGTCTTCATCGGGGCTTTCGGGCTGGTGATATATCTCGTGCTGATGGGCGAGGTGGGGCCGTTGAAGGCGAATATGACGACCTATCTCACTCCCATCGTCGCCCTGGCGATCGGGTTCGTACTACTGGGCGAACGCATTCACCCGCTGACGCTCGTCGGCTTCGGGATCATCGTCGCCGGATTCGCGCTACTGGAGAGTCGGGAGATCAGCGCCGAACTCGTCAAGTACCGTAGCCTGTTCCGGTAA
- a CDS encoding TrmB family transcriptional regulator: MITDNSLEEAIEVLQQLGLKEYEARCFVGLSRLHTGTAKQLSEMTEVPRTRVYDAIRVLEAQGLVEIQHSSPQQFRAVPLGEATETLRDQYEDRVERFHDALDTVEIVEQDDETPVQQIWAMSGRAAIENRTDQLIEDAAEEVVLVVGDESLLTEDLVATLNDVGNGVDLLIGALTESLQDQIQTAVPDATTFISGLEWLHGEDATENETAIGRLLLVDRSTILVSSLMPDTKEEQAIFGEGFGNGLVVIARRLMAQGLLIARDPRQ, translated from the coding sequence ATGATCACTGATAATAGTCTGGAGGAAGCGATCGAAGTCCTCCAGCAACTCGGCCTGAAAGAATACGAGGCGCGATGCTTCGTCGGCCTGTCCCGTCTCCACACGGGTACAGCGAAGCAATTGAGTGAGATGACGGAGGTTCCCCGGACGCGTGTGTACGATGCGATTCGAGTGCTGGAGGCACAAGGCCTGGTCGAGATCCAGCATTCGAGCCCGCAGCAGTTCCGGGCGGTTCCGCTCGGGGAGGCGACTGAGACCCTGCGTGACCAGTACGAAGACCGCGTCGAGCGCTTCCACGATGCGCTGGACACGGTCGAAATCGTCGAACAAGACGACGAAACCCCCGTCCAGCAGATATGGGCGATGTCCGGGCGTGCCGCGATCGAAAATCGGACGGACCAACTCATTGAGGATGCGGCCGAGGAGGTCGTATTGGTCGTGGGGGACGAGTCACTGCTGACCGAGGATCTCGTTGCCACCCTCAACGACGTCGGTAACGGGGTCGACCTTCTCATCGGCGCGCTGACGGAGTCGCTTCAAGACCAGATCCAGACGGCCGTGCCGGACGCGACGACGTTCATCTCTGGCCTCGAGTGGCTACACGGCGAGGACGCTACTGAAAACGAGACGGCGATCGGCCGGCTCCTTCTGGTCGACCGCTCGACGATTCTTGTGAGTTCACTTATGCCCGACACCAAGGAGGAACAAGCGATATTCGGCGAAGGATTCGGAAATGGGCTGGTCGTCATCGCTCGGCGACTCATGGCACAGGGGTTGTTGATCGCCCGTGATCCCAGGCAGTGA
- a CDS encoding ABC transporter permease has protein sequence MNGSDDDSSSPQPSQSGWADVTPQLRQNSTSRWGLYIIAVVIAVAIWAFIDGVLLGYHFAETYWYSPVTAEPGARSLLPPVGITNEFGTGVWAHPLGTDHRGRDILARLVYGTRIAIQIGIVATGLGAVVGTIIGAISGYYGGWIDDVLQRLVETFYAIPFIVLMIAIMSTFGRNLWIAIVGVSVITTPVFARLIRSEVLSVREEEYIEAAKAAGVRDRNIIRRHVIPNSLAPVLVQATLQVGVNILIVAALSFLGFGAQPPTPSWGAMLAQSRTYMLPNPWFSFWPGLAILVTVVGFNLIGDGLRDAFDPRLDD, from the coding sequence ATGAACGGCTCTGATGATGATTCCTCGTCACCGCAGCCGTCACAATCTGGATGGGCAGACGTCACCCCGCAACTTCGCCAGAACTCCACCTCGCGGTGGGGGCTATACATCATCGCCGTCGTCATTGCGGTCGCGATCTGGGCATTCATCGACGGCGTCTTACTCGGGTACCACTTTGCGGAAACGTACTGGTACAGCCCGGTAACTGCGGAACCGGGTGCCCGCAGTTTGCTTCCGCCGGTCGGAATTACGAACGAGTTCGGGACAGGAGTGTGGGCACATCCGCTCGGAACAGATCACCGGGGGCGTGATATACTAGCTCGCCTCGTGTACGGCACGCGGATCGCCATTCAAATCGGGATCGTTGCGACCGGCCTCGGTGCTGTTGTCGGCACGATCATTGGCGCTATCTCCGGGTACTACGGCGGATGGATTGACGACGTCCTCCAGCGACTCGTCGAGACTTTCTACGCCATCCCGTTCATCGTGCTGATGATCGCGATTATGTCCACGTTCGGACGTAATCTCTGGATTGCGATCGTCGGCGTAAGCGTCATCACAACCCCTGTATTCGCCCGGTTGATTCGTTCAGAGGTTCTCAGTGTCCGCGAAGAGGAGTACATCGAAGCGGCGAAAGCAGCCGGCGTCCGCGATCGCAACATAATCAGACGCCACGTCATTCCGAACAGCCTAGCGCCTGTGTTAGTTCAAGCAACCCTACAGGTTGGCGTGAACATCCTCATCGTCGCAGCGCTCTCCTTCTTAGGATTCGGTGCGCAACCACCGACGCCGTCGTGGGGGGCGATGCTTGCTCAGTCGCGGACCTATATGCTCCCGAACCCGTGGTTCAGCTTCTGGCCCGGGCTGGCCATTCTGGTGACCGTAGTCGGGTTCAATCTTATCGGGGATGGACTGCGCGATGCCTTCGACCCGCGACTTGACGACTAA
- a CDS encoding ABC transporter permease translates to MSLVRYVARRLGQSVFTLLGVVTLTFLLVNAAPGDPIRIFIGPSADAATVEAIRTRFGLNQPLHVRYFKYIINVLQGDLGQSINYRVPVTQKIFERLPATLLLVASSFTFAVLTAIPIGVLSAKKRNQLSDHVFRVLGLVGVSTPSFWIGLLLIILFTYHLGLLPATGLIMPWAAPAAVDNATTRIDVLYQSAIHLIMPTLTLGTLQMAAIMRIERSSMLEVLNQEYVTLARAFGVKEWTLLRKHAFRNAQLPVLTVVGLQLTTALGGSVLTETVFSISGIGTLIITGVNARDYPLILGTTLFYATMFVVGVLITDLLYAYLDPRISYGGGDD, encoded by the coding sequence ATGAGTTTGGTTCGATATGTTGCGCGGCGGTTGGGGCAATCAGTCTTCACGCTCCTCGGCGTCGTTACACTCACGTTCTTGCTCGTCAACGCGGCACCCGGCGATCCGATTCGGATCTTTATTGGACCGAGTGCCGACGCGGCAACCGTCGAAGCCATCCGAACGAGATTCGGGCTTAATCAGCCGCTCCACGTGCGGTACTTCAAATATATCATCAACGTACTGCAGGGGGATCTCGGGCAGAGTATCAATTATCGGGTGCCAGTCACGCAGAAGATCTTCGAGCGCTTACCAGCAACGCTGCTCCTCGTGGCCTCCAGTTTCACTTTCGCGGTGTTGACGGCAATCCCAATTGGGGTGCTCTCCGCAAAAAAACGGAATCAACTCTCAGATCACGTCTTTCGCGTTCTGGGACTTGTCGGAGTCAGTACTCCTAGCTTCTGGATCGGACTGCTCCTCATCATTCTCTTTACTTATCACCTTGGTCTCCTGCCGGCGACCGGACTCATTATGCCGTGGGCAGCCCCGGCCGCAGTCGACAACGCGACTACCCGCATAGACGTCCTTTATCAGTCCGCTATTCACCTAATAATGCCAACACTGACACTCGGGACGCTCCAGATGGCTGCGATTATGCGTATCGAACGATCCTCGATGCTTGAAGTTCTCAACCAAGAATACGTCACGCTAGCCCGTGCGTTCGGCGTCAAAGAGTGGACGCTGCTCCGCAAACACGCCTTCAGGAACGCACAGCTTCCAGTGCTGACGGTTGTCGGTCTTCAACTAACAACCGCGCTCGGAGGATCAGTCCTCACCGAGACCGTTTTCAGCATCAGCGGGATCGGGACGCTAATCATCACCGGGGTGAATGCTCGAGACTACCCCCTCATTTTGGGGACCACGCTGTTCTATGCGACGATGTTCGTCGTTGGTGTTCTCATCACTGATCTCCTGTACGCGTACCTAGACCCACGGATATCCTACGGAGGGGGTGATGACTGA
- a CDS encoding IclR family transcriptional regulator — protein sequence MWYNTAGVKVAVHMSKSNEEGLATLKNSFDILEWIHKNNGGRPTEISDLLGVSSSTAHRYLKTMVDDGYLVKEDGVYHLALKFLAFGEQARTRKDVYTSAEKYTTMLADESGCRSTFIVEEGLQGIYLYTSPGSHSVWTQSTIGKRIPLHATAGGKALLAHFPKKKVKQVIENGLKAKTEQTITSKKQLNDAIEQIRDRGYAFNKEEQIEGVNAVGAPVKDDTGEVVGAFSVSGPSNRLSGDRLTDELPQILLGVTNEYELRVSLS from the coding sequence ATGTGGTACAATACTGCAGGGGTGAAAGTTGCTGTACATATGAGTAAATCGAACGAAGAAGGACTGGCGACATTGAAGAATAGTTTCGATATCCTTGAATGGATTCACAAAAATAACGGCGGACGGCCGACGGAGATCAGTGACCTGTTGGGTGTAAGTTCGAGTACTGCCCATCGGTATCTCAAAACGATGGTAGACGACGGCTATCTTGTGAAGGAAGACGGCGTCTACCATCTGGCTCTAAAATTCCTTGCGTTCGGCGAGCAAGCACGCACTCGAAAAGACGTCTACACGAGTGCTGAAAAGTACACCACTATGCTCGCCGACGAAAGCGGGTGCAGATCGACTTTCATCGTCGAAGAAGGTCTCCAAGGGATCTACCTCTATACGTCACCGGGAAGCCACAGTGTCTGGACTCAATCGACGATCGGGAAACGAATCCCGCTCCACGCGACTGCAGGTGGCAAGGCTCTACTTGCTCACTTTCCAAAAAAGAAAGTAAAACAAGTCATCGAAAACGGGCTCAAAGCAAAGACAGAACAGACGATAACTTCGAAAAAACAACTCAATGACGCGATAGAACAGATTAGAGACCGCGGCTACGCTTTCAACAAAGAAGAGCAGATTGAGGGCGTTAACGCGGTGGGTGCACCTGTCAAAGACGACACGGGCGAAGTTGTTGGGGCATTTAGTGTGTCTGGACCTTCGAACCGTCTGAGCGGAGACCGACTGACCGACGAACTCCCCCAGATACTTCTCGGTGTCACAAACGAGTATGAACTCCGCGTATCTCTTTCCTAA